Proteins from a genomic interval of Rosa chinensis cultivar Old Blush chromosome 2, RchiOBHm-V2, whole genome shotgun sequence:
- the LOC121051494 gene encoding uncharacterized protein LOC121051494, with translation MDPLKRRLITGEWKNIVDKFSVNIKAASKYIMLMSKGKVEKQFTWKNCAGIPEQHTAKDCGYFIMRYMKDIAEDKNLDFFSKWERRGKATYTQQHIDAVRTEWAKFAVKTYM, from the exons ATGGATCCATTAAAGAGAAGATTGATTACCGGAGAGTGGAAGAACATTGTGGACAA ATTTTCTGTTAATATTAAAGCGGCATCAAAATATATAATGCTCATGTCAAAAGGCAAGGTCGAAAAACAATTTACCTGGAAAAACTGTGCG GGTATTCCGGAGCAACATACTGCTAAAGACTGTGGCTATTTCATAATGAGATACATGAAGGACATAGCGGAGGATAAGAACTTAGATTTTTTCAGCAAG tgggagagaagaGGGAAGGCAACATATACGCAACAGCATATTGATGCAGTCAGAACAGAGTGGGCAAAATTTGCtgttaaaacatatatgtaa